GCCTATCCTTTACCGGAAATGAATCATCCATTAATAAAAGGTCAACGGCTCCTTTAATCGCAGTCATTGCACCTTTTATTTTATGAGAGAGATTTGATATTGGGTCTTTTTCTTCGTTGTTTTTCATGTTTTCCCCTTTAAAAATCTGCCCCAAAGGCAGGAAAATTGGTAATCGTTGAGCGGTTATCACTGTCCTCTATCTGTAATTATTTACCCAAATGAAGTGCAAGGTAATCGGTAATCGGTAACAACCAATTGATCTTTTCCCTTTACCGATAACCTGATTTACCGATAACTGATTACCTGAATTTCACTTCGGATGGCTAAATAGTTACCTTCTCTTGCCTCATTAGTGATTACCCTTCCTGGTGGAGAGGGGAGGGTTCGAACCTCCGAAGGCATAGCCAACAGATTTACAGTCTGCCCCCTTTGTCCACTTGGGTACCTCTCCACATTAGTAAGCAGGGATTGACAATAATTGTTAAATTCTCAGTAACCGTTCAGCCACAGAGGCACAGAGTTCACAGAGAATTAAGGAAAGTAGCCACAAATGGTTATATATTCCCTCTGTGTTCTCTGTGACTCTGTGGCTACATCCTGAACGGTTACCTTTTTTCTCTATTTTTCTGGAGCTGGCGATGGGACTTGAACCCGCAACCTGCTGATTACAAATCAGCTGCTCTGCCATTGAGCTACGCCAGCATTTATAATATTGGTTATTATTATAAACTATTTTTTATTAAATGTCAAGATTTTTCTTGACATAAATTAAAAAGATGATATATTTTAAAGAAGGTTGAGGTTAAGGAAGAGAAAACTTCTCCTTTTTCTCCTCTTCAACCTGAATCTCAACCGCAACTTTTTTCCTGATGGGGTGAGAATAATGCAAGAACAAGGTAAGGTCATTTCAAAAGAAGATAATAAGGCTTATGTCCAGATTGATATTGGCAAAGCCTGCCATGAATGTAAATTGTGCGATAGAGGTACACCAATTATCTTAGTTGCAGATAATTCCTTAGGCGCTGATGTCGGAGAAACGGTAAAATTGGAAACCGCAATGATAAGTAAGGTTAAAGGAATTATTTTTTATTTAACCTTACCTCCACTGGCTTTAGTCTCTGGAATAATTGGTGGGGATTTAATTGCAACACATTTCAAATTTGACCGTGCCAATGAAATTATTGGTTTAATCTCAGGTTTATTCCTTTTTGCTTTATCCCTTTTATTTGCATGGTGGCTTGATAAGAAGAATAAAACACTTTCTTCTAAAATAGTTGAGATTTACTGATAACTGCATCCACTTATGGGTAAGCGTTCAGGCTACACATCCGGTGTGTAAAAAGGGGGATAAGGAGATAAAGGAGATGTGGAGATTATAAATTAAAAGATTATGGTTATGAAGTTGGTATGGAAGTCTGCTCCTGACAGGCTCAGGAGTTAGGTCAGGATGGTTCTAACTTCATAACCCCTAAACCAAACCAGCCTCCTAACCCGAACCCTTTCACCAAAAAACTCCTAAATATATCCCCTTATCTCCATATCTCCTTTTTCTTACACTACCTAAAACACTTATGGAGTAATGGTAGAGTGGTAAATGGGTTTTCCTTCTTCTATCTTGAGAATAACTGCACTTTTAACCGGATTGCGGTTTTCGTCAAAGGTAATTTTCCCGGAAAGCACCTGTAAATCTTTTGTTTGAGCCAATGCATCACGGATGGCATTTTTATCTGTTGTCTGTGCTCTTTTTAAAGCATCGATGAGAATAAGTGTAGCATCGTATCCGAGAGCCGCCAGGGCATCAGGTGCACAACCATATTTTGTTTGATATCCCTTGACAAATTTCTGAATTTCCTGGTCAGGTGAATCTTTTGAAAAGTGTGTTGAAAAATATCCATCCTCAACCGCTTTTCCACCTAAATTAACTAATTCAGGAGAATCCCAGCCATCACCACCTAAAAGAGGAATTTCAATTCCCATTGTTTTTGCCTGCTTGGCGACTAATGCCACTGAGGAGTAGTAATTAGGAAGAAACAGCACATCCGGAGAAGCCGCTTTTATCTTGGTTAGTTGGG
This genomic interval from bacterium contains the following:
- a CDS encoding SoxR reducing system RseC family protein, with translation MQEQGKVISKEDNKAYVQIDIGKACHECKLCDRGTPIILVADNSLGADVGETVKLETAMISKVKGIIFYLTLPPLALVSGIIGGDLIATHFKFDRANEIIGLISGLFLFALSLLFAWWLDKKNKTLSSKIVEIY